The proteins below are encoded in one region of Hordeum vulgare subsp. vulgare chromosome 3H, MorexV3_pseudomolecules_assembly, whole genome shotgun sequence:
- the LOC123443516 gene encoding uncharacterized protein LOC123443516 → MPDLGGADTSPIAVAPLPPDCGRTASSPTAAASPCQRTVTPHPVPDHGRLASRRSRWSAYGGSNHRHGVVLLQSLLPPGWPHDQWLDVGTSALMALHGKLTQMKRQIQQARLTSMRIKHRHHLRNSL, encoded by the exons ATGCCTGACCTTGGCGGCGCCGACACGTCCCCGATCGCGGTCGCCCCGCTCCCTCCAGATTGCGGCAGGACCGCCTCGTCCCCGACCGCGGCCGCGTCACCCTGTCAAAGAACGGTGACGCCTCACCCCGTCCCCGACCACGGCCGCCTCGCGTCGAGGAGAAGTAGGTGGTCGGCCTACGGCGGCTCGAACCATCGCCATGGCGTCGTCCTCCTCCAAAGCCTCCTCCCACCGGGATGGCCCCATG ATCAGTGGCTCGACGTGGGCACCTCCGCGCTCATGGCGCTCCACGGGAAGCTGACGCAGATGAAGCGCCAAATCCAGCAGGCCCGCCTCACCTCCATGAGGATAAAGCATCGGCATCATCTACGGAATTCCTTGTGA